A region of Oncorhynchus kisutch isolate 150728-3 unplaced genomic scaffold, Okis_V2 scaffold1220, whole genome shotgun sequence DNA encodes the following proteins:
- the LOC109877208 gene encoding exocyst complex component 7 isoform X3: protein MTAKDETYLWREKIEEKLKRDQDLLTFVSDSLKRSDQLTKGMVSILSSLEGRLEHLENSVIPMHNSTQNLLQLKGTTQKTLFYLDDAISHYQAVRDTDKVIIQGPTGRLSDYLACVHRLKKAEEYFQQEDPDGPELNMLRGRLESAKSQLESEFQVLLGRYSKPVQTVRILDVLDKKSLNGSAGGVEEVQLIPQTRLQDIISISTWLIGEDAALTAKRRVSASKFKTRSLERNPSHHSQGKLEPSSFFTNKSYCSKLKTQSLGRKPSIENKPSMDSLGKLKANSLFTKMIGLKSFGKFKTLSLDRKPSLDKNSSLDSLGKLESSSSFTKVSTSKPYSRLNIPDIRQPSLESIPFLPRDSTSHTFPSCKPKPPASTSYILPYFRPKPSSAFDLKAHYAMVRSNQLDCSMKGLKDHKSRNLLCPVLQSRRVDSAVKKNKKTGRDSILHIEIETYMACITAFLSLAKSEYTMVSKVFPLNCSNTFETLIQVALNQLIQNGENIVSSVRRACSRHDYTALVAMLPVLGRLLEEDKEFNMLLKCTTSGTLAKFSKLVTSMKTLAARALTDFSAHVKTILFLQQLLSFADAVRSILYPHDVDSDTVTMEVSSSVQVDVQHDTDADESEEQPSDSQESKGNDDQRALSPYVCKVLEHLQYNLQSKAKVYEDHALGAIFLLNNYNYILKSIKKSSLFEVVKTSGRDPEVEYGELIEQQKQVYQHSWLKVTECLTEKNLPTFKPGDKLKEKDCQVIKDKFKSFNEGLEELYKAQKAWAIPDREQRQAICQAQREMVSKAYIAFLLRCDHDFSKHPERYHKYSPAQVEEMIERLFDISA, encoded by the exons ATGACTGCGAAAGATGAAACATATTTGTGGCGAGAGAAGATTGAGGAGAAGCTCAAACGG GATCAAGATCTGCTGACATTCGTTAGCGACAGCCTCAAAAGAAGTGATCAGCTGACTAAAGGCATG GTGTCCATTCTCTCGTCGTTGGAGGGCCGTTTGGAGCACCTGGAGAACTCGGTCATTCCCATGCACAACAGCACACAGAACCTACTGCAGCTGAAGGGGACAACGCAGAAGACATTATTCTACCTGGACGATGCCATCAGCCATTACCAAGCCGTCCGAGACACAGACAAGGTCATCATACAGGG GCCTACAGGAAGACTATCTGACTATCTAGCCTGTGTTCACCGACTCAAGAAAGCAGAGGAGTACTTTCAACAGGAAGACCCGGACGGGCCTGAGCTGAATATGCTG AGAGGTCGTTTAGAGAGTGCCAAGTCACAGTTGGAGTCCGAGTTCCAAGTCCTGTTGGGGCGCTACAGCAAGCCAGTGCAGACAGTCAGAATCCTGGATGTCCTGGACAAAAAGTCACTGAATGGGTCTGCAGGCGGAGTGGAGGAGGTACAACTCATACCCCAAACTAGGCTTCAGGACatcatctccatctccacctgGCTGATAG GTGAGGATGCAGCTCTGACAGCTAAGAGGAGAGTCTCTGCCAGCAAATTCAAAACACGGTCACTGGAAAGAAACCCATCCCACCACTCTCAGGGAAAACTGGAGCCCAGCAGCTTTTTCACCAATAAGTCCTACTGCTCCAAACTCAAAACACAGTCTCTAGGCAGAAAGCCATCAATAGAAAACAAGCCATCAATGGACTCTCTTGGAAAACTGAAAGCAAACAGCCTGTTCACCAAGATGATCGGCCTGAAGTCATTTGGTAAATTCAAAACGCTGTCCCTGGACAGAAAGCCATCACTAGACAAGAATTCATCACTAGACTCCCTCGGAAAACTGGAATCCAGTAGCTCTTTCACCAAGGTATCCACCTCGAAGCCGTACAGCAGACTGAATATTCCCGATATTAGACAACCGTCTTTGGAGTCCATCCCATTTCTGCCTAGAGACTCCACCTCCCATACCTTCCCATCTTGCAAACCCAAGCCCCCAGCTTCCACCTCCTACATCCTGCCATACTTcagacccaagcccagctcagcctTTG ATCTCAAGGCCCACTACGCCATGGTGCGCTCCAATCAGTTGGACTGCTCCATGAAGGGTTTGAAGGACCACAAGAGTAGGAACCTCCTCTGCCCGGTGTTGCAGAGCAGGCGTGTGGATTCTGCCGTCAAGAAGAACAAAAAAACAG GGCGGGACAGCATATTACACATTGAGATTGAGACCTACATGGCCTGCATCACAGCCTTCTTGTCCCTGGCCAAGAGTGAATACACCATGGTGTCCAAAGTCTTCCCTCTGAACTGCTCCAATACCTTTGAAACTCTCATCCAG GTGGCTCTGAACCAGCTGATCCAGAATGGGGAGAACATCGTGTCCTCTGTCAGACGAGCCTGTTCACGTCACGACTACACAGCCCTTGTCGCCATGTTACCTGTCCTGGGCCGTCTCCTGGAGGAGGACAAAGAGTTTAACATGTTACTAAAG TGCACAACAAGCGGCACCTTGGCCAAGTTTTCCAAACTCGTTACATCTATGAAGACCCTGGCAGCCAGAGCACTGACGGACTTTTCTGCTCACGTCAAG ACAATTCTATTCCTGCAGCAGTTGCTGTCCTTTGCAGATGCTGTTCGGTCCATCCTTTATCCTCATGATGTAGACAGTGACACAGTAACTATGGAGGTGTCCAGTAGTGTTCAGGTGGACGTTCAACATGACACTG ATGCAGATGAATCAGAAGAACAGCCATCAGACAGTCAGGAGTCCAAGGGGAATGACGATCAGAGAGCACTGAGTCCTTATGTCT GTAAAGTGCTGGAGCATCTCCAGTACAACCTACAGAGTAAGGCCAAGGTGTACGAGGACCACGCTCTCGGGGCCATCTTCCTCctcaacaactacaactacatCCTCAAGTCAATAAAGAA gtcatctctgtttGAAGTGGTTAAAACCAGCGGCAGGGATCCGGAGGTTGAGTACGGGGAACTGATTGAGCAACAGAAGCAGGTGTACCAGCACAG TTGGTTGAAGGTGACCGAGTGCCTGACTGAAAAGAATCTGCCCACCTTTAAGCCAGGTGACAAG TTGAAAGAAAAAGACTGTCAGGTAATTAAAGACAAGTTCAAG
- the LOC109877208 gene encoding exocyst complex component 7 isoform X2, which produces MTAKDETYLWREKIEEKLKRDQDLLTFVSDSLKRSDQLTKGMVSILSSLEGRLEHLENSVIPMHNSTQNLLQLKGTTQKTLFYLDDAISHYQAVRDTDKVIIQGPTGRLSDYLACVHRLKKAEEYFQQEDPDGPELNMLRGRLESAKSQLESEFQVLLGRYSKPVQTVRILDVLDKKSLNGSAGGVEEVQLIPQTRLQDIISISTWLIGEDAALTAKRRVSASKFKTRSLERNPSHHSQGKLEPSSFFTNKSYCSKLKTQSLGRKPSIENKPSMDSLGKLKANSLFTKMIGLKSFGKFKTLSLDRKPSLDKNSSLDSLGKLESSSSFTKVSTSKPYSRLNIPDIRQPSLESIPFLPRDSTSHTFPSCKPKPPASTSYILPYFRPKPSSAFDLKAHYAMVRSNQLDCSMKGLKDHKSRNLLCPVLQSRRVDSAVKKNKKTGRDSILHIEIETYMACITAFLSLAKSEYTMVSKVFPLNCSNTFETLIQVALNQLIQNGENIVSSVRRACSRHDYTALVAMLPVLGRLLEEDKEFNMLLKCTTSGTLAKFSKLVTSMKTLAARALTDFSAHVKNNPDRESMSKDGTVHEFNSNTILFLQQLLSFADAVRSILYPHDVDSDTVTMEVSSSVQVDVQHDTDADESEEQPSDSQESKGNDDQRALSPYVCKVLEHLQYNLQSKAKVYEDHALGAIFLLNNYNYILKSIKKSSLFEVVKTSGRDPEVEYGELIEQQKQVYQHSWLKVTECLTEKNLPTFKPGDKLKEKDCQSFNEGLEELYKAQKAWAIPDREQRQAICQAQREMVSKAYIAFLLRCDHDFSKHPERYHKYSPAQVEEMIERLFDISA; this is translated from the exons ATGACTGCGAAAGATGAAACATATTTGTGGCGAGAGAAGATTGAGGAGAAGCTCAAACGG GATCAAGATCTGCTGACATTCGTTAGCGACAGCCTCAAAAGAAGTGATCAGCTGACTAAAGGCATG GTGTCCATTCTCTCGTCGTTGGAGGGCCGTTTGGAGCACCTGGAGAACTCGGTCATTCCCATGCACAACAGCACACAGAACCTACTGCAGCTGAAGGGGACAACGCAGAAGACATTATTCTACCTGGACGATGCCATCAGCCATTACCAAGCCGTCCGAGACACAGACAAGGTCATCATACAGGG GCCTACAGGAAGACTATCTGACTATCTAGCCTGTGTTCACCGACTCAAGAAAGCAGAGGAGTACTTTCAACAGGAAGACCCGGACGGGCCTGAGCTGAATATGCTG AGAGGTCGTTTAGAGAGTGCCAAGTCACAGTTGGAGTCCGAGTTCCAAGTCCTGTTGGGGCGCTACAGCAAGCCAGTGCAGACAGTCAGAATCCTGGATGTCCTGGACAAAAAGTCACTGAATGGGTCTGCAGGCGGAGTGGAGGAGGTACAACTCATACCCCAAACTAGGCTTCAGGACatcatctccatctccacctgGCTGATAG GTGAGGATGCAGCTCTGACAGCTAAGAGGAGAGTCTCTGCCAGCAAATTCAAAACACGGTCACTGGAAAGAAACCCATCCCACCACTCTCAGGGAAAACTGGAGCCCAGCAGCTTTTTCACCAATAAGTCCTACTGCTCCAAACTCAAAACACAGTCTCTAGGCAGAAAGCCATCAATAGAAAACAAGCCATCAATGGACTCTCTTGGAAAACTGAAAGCAAACAGCCTGTTCACCAAGATGATCGGCCTGAAGTCATTTGGTAAATTCAAAACGCTGTCCCTGGACAGAAAGCCATCACTAGACAAGAATTCATCACTAGACTCCCTCGGAAAACTGGAATCCAGTAGCTCTTTCACCAAGGTATCCACCTCGAAGCCGTACAGCAGACTGAATATTCCCGATATTAGACAACCGTCTTTGGAGTCCATCCCATTTCTGCCTAGAGACTCCACCTCCCATACCTTCCCATCTTGCAAACCCAAGCCCCCAGCTTCCACCTCCTACATCCTGCCATACTTcagacccaagcccagctcagcctTTG ATCTCAAGGCCCACTACGCCATGGTGCGCTCCAATCAGTTGGACTGCTCCATGAAGGGTTTGAAGGACCACAAGAGTAGGAACCTCCTCTGCCCGGTGTTGCAGAGCAGGCGTGTGGATTCTGCCGTCAAGAAGAACAAAAAAACAG GGCGGGACAGCATATTACACATTGAGATTGAGACCTACATGGCCTGCATCACAGCCTTCTTGTCCCTGGCCAAGAGTGAATACACCATGGTGTCCAAAGTCTTCCCTCTGAACTGCTCCAATACCTTTGAAACTCTCATCCAG GTGGCTCTGAACCAGCTGATCCAGAATGGGGAGAACATCGTGTCCTCTGTCAGACGAGCCTGTTCACGTCACGACTACACAGCCCTTGTCGCCATGTTACCTGTCCTGGGCCGTCTCCTGGAGGAGGACAAAGAGTTTAACATGTTACTAAAG TGCACAACAAGCGGCACCTTGGCCAAGTTTTCCAAACTCGTTACATCTATGAAGACCCTGGCAGCCAGAGCACTGACGGACTTTTCTGCTCACGTCAAG AACAACCCTGATAGGGAGAGTATGTCCAAGGATGGAACGGTGCATGAATTCAACAGCAAT ACAATTCTATTCCTGCAGCAGTTGCTGTCCTTTGCAGATGCTGTTCGGTCCATCCTTTATCCTCATGATGTAGACAGTGACACAGTAACTATGGAGGTGTCCAGTAGTGTTCAGGTGGACGTTCAACATGACACTG ATGCAGATGAATCAGAAGAACAGCCATCAGACAGTCAGGAGTCCAAGGGGAATGACGATCAGAGAGCACTGAGTCCTTATGTCT GTAAAGTGCTGGAGCATCTCCAGTACAACCTACAGAGTAAGGCCAAGGTGTACGAGGACCACGCTCTCGGGGCCATCTTCCTCctcaacaactacaactacatCCTCAAGTCAATAAAGAA gtcatctctgtttGAAGTGGTTAAAACCAGCGGCAGGGATCCGGAGGTTGAGTACGGGGAACTGATTGAGCAACAGAAGCAGGTGTACCAGCACAG TTGGTTGAAGGTGACCGAGTGCCTGACTGAAAAGAATCTGCCCACCTTTAAGCCAGGTGACAAG TTGAAAGAAAAAGACTGTCAG
- the LOC109877208 gene encoding exocyst complex component 7 isoform X1 yields the protein MTAKDETYLWREKIEEKLKRDQDLLTFVSDSLKRSDQLTKGMVSILSSLEGRLEHLENSVIPMHNSTQNLLQLKGTTQKTLFYLDDAISHYQAVRDTDKVIIQGPTGRLSDYLACVHRLKKAEEYFQQEDPDGPELNMLRGRLESAKSQLESEFQVLLGRYSKPVQTVRILDVLDKKSLNGSAGGVEEVQLIPQTRLQDIISISTWLIGEDAALTAKRRVSASKFKTRSLERNPSHHSQGKLEPSSFFTNKSYCSKLKTQSLGRKPSIENKPSMDSLGKLKANSLFTKMIGLKSFGKFKTLSLDRKPSLDKNSSLDSLGKLESSSSFTKVSTSKPYSRLNIPDIRQPSLESIPFLPRDSTSHTFPSCKPKPPASTSYILPYFRPKPSSAFDLKAHYAMVRSNQLDCSMKGLKDHKSRNLLCPVLQSRRVDSAVKKNKKTGRDSILHIEIETYMACITAFLSLAKSEYTMVSKVFPLNCSNTFETLIQVALNQLIQNGENIVSSVRRACSRHDYTALVAMLPVLGRLLEEDKEFNMLLKCTTSGTLAKFSKLVTSMKTLAARALTDFSAHVKNNPDRESMSKDGTVHEFNSNTILFLQQLLSFADAVRSILYPHDVDSDTVTMEVSSSVQVDVQHDTDADESEEQPSDSQESKGNDDQRALSPYVCKVLEHLQYNLQSKAKVYEDHALGAIFLLNNYNYILKSIKKSSLFEVVKTSGRDPEVEYGELIEQQKQVYQHSWLKVTECLTEKNLPTFKPGDKLKEKDCQVIKDKFKSFNEGLEELYKAQKAWAIPDREQRQAICQAQREMVSKAYIAFLLRCDHDFSKHPERYHKYSPAQVEEMIERLFDISA from the exons ATGACTGCGAAAGATGAAACATATTTGTGGCGAGAGAAGATTGAGGAGAAGCTCAAACGG GATCAAGATCTGCTGACATTCGTTAGCGACAGCCTCAAAAGAAGTGATCAGCTGACTAAAGGCATG GTGTCCATTCTCTCGTCGTTGGAGGGCCGTTTGGAGCACCTGGAGAACTCGGTCATTCCCATGCACAACAGCACACAGAACCTACTGCAGCTGAAGGGGACAACGCAGAAGACATTATTCTACCTGGACGATGCCATCAGCCATTACCAAGCCGTCCGAGACACAGACAAGGTCATCATACAGGG GCCTACAGGAAGACTATCTGACTATCTAGCCTGTGTTCACCGACTCAAGAAAGCAGAGGAGTACTTTCAACAGGAAGACCCGGACGGGCCTGAGCTGAATATGCTG AGAGGTCGTTTAGAGAGTGCCAAGTCACAGTTGGAGTCCGAGTTCCAAGTCCTGTTGGGGCGCTACAGCAAGCCAGTGCAGACAGTCAGAATCCTGGATGTCCTGGACAAAAAGTCACTGAATGGGTCTGCAGGCGGAGTGGAGGAGGTACAACTCATACCCCAAACTAGGCTTCAGGACatcatctccatctccacctgGCTGATAG GTGAGGATGCAGCTCTGACAGCTAAGAGGAGAGTCTCTGCCAGCAAATTCAAAACACGGTCACTGGAAAGAAACCCATCCCACCACTCTCAGGGAAAACTGGAGCCCAGCAGCTTTTTCACCAATAAGTCCTACTGCTCCAAACTCAAAACACAGTCTCTAGGCAGAAAGCCATCAATAGAAAACAAGCCATCAATGGACTCTCTTGGAAAACTGAAAGCAAACAGCCTGTTCACCAAGATGATCGGCCTGAAGTCATTTGGTAAATTCAAAACGCTGTCCCTGGACAGAAAGCCATCACTAGACAAGAATTCATCACTAGACTCCCTCGGAAAACTGGAATCCAGTAGCTCTTTCACCAAGGTATCCACCTCGAAGCCGTACAGCAGACTGAATATTCCCGATATTAGACAACCGTCTTTGGAGTCCATCCCATTTCTGCCTAGAGACTCCACCTCCCATACCTTCCCATCTTGCAAACCCAAGCCCCCAGCTTCCACCTCCTACATCCTGCCATACTTcagacccaagcccagctcagcctTTG ATCTCAAGGCCCACTACGCCATGGTGCGCTCCAATCAGTTGGACTGCTCCATGAAGGGTTTGAAGGACCACAAGAGTAGGAACCTCCTCTGCCCGGTGTTGCAGAGCAGGCGTGTGGATTCTGCCGTCAAGAAGAACAAAAAAACAG GGCGGGACAGCATATTACACATTGAGATTGAGACCTACATGGCCTGCATCACAGCCTTCTTGTCCCTGGCCAAGAGTGAATACACCATGGTGTCCAAAGTCTTCCCTCTGAACTGCTCCAATACCTTTGAAACTCTCATCCAG GTGGCTCTGAACCAGCTGATCCAGAATGGGGAGAACATCGTGTCCTCTGTCAGACGAGCCTGTTCACGTCACGACTACACAGCCCTTGTCGCCATGTTACCTGTCCTGGGCCGTCTCCTGGAGGAGGACAAAGAGTTTAACATGTTACTAAAG TGCACAACAAGCGGCACCTTGGCCAAGTTTTCCAAACTCGTTACATCTATGAAGACCCTGGCAGCCAGAGCACTGACGGACTTTTCTGCTCACGTCAAG AACAACCCTGATAGGGAGAGTATGTCCAAGGATGGAACGGTGCATGAATTCAACAGCAAT ACAATTCTATTCCTGCAGCAGTTGCTGTCCTTTGCAGATGCTGTTCGGTCCATCCTTTATCCTCATGATGTAGACAGTGACACAGTAACTATGGAGGTGTCCAGTAGTGTTCAGGTGGACGTTCAACATGACACTG ATGCAGATGAATCAGAAGAACAGCCATCAGACAGTCAGGAGTCCAAGGGGAATGACGATCAGAGAGCACTGAGTCCTTATGTCT GTAAAGTGCTGGAGCATCTCCAGTACAACCTACAGAGTAAGGCCAAGGTGTACGAGGACCACGCTCTCGGGGCCATCTTCCTCctcaacaactacaactacatCCTCAAGTCAATAAAGAA gtcatctctgtttGAAGTGGTTAAAACCAGCGGCAGGGATCCGGAGGTTGAGTACGGGGAACTGATTGAGCAACAGAAGCAGGTGTACCAGCACAG TTGGTTGAAGGTGACCGAGTGCCTGACTGAAAAGAATCTGCCCACCTTTAAGCCAGGTGACAAG TTGAAAGAAAAAGACTGTCAGGTAATTAAAGACAAGTTCAAG
- the LOC109877208 gene encoding exocyst complex component 7 isoform X5, whose amino-acid sequence MTAKDETYLWREKIEEKLKRDQDLLTFVSDSLKRSDQLTKGMVSILSSLEGRLEHLENSVIPMHNSTQNLLQLKGTTQKTLFYLDDAISHYQAVRDTDKVIIQGPTGRLSDYLACVHRLKKAEEYFQQEDPDGPELNMLRGRLESAKSQLESEFQVLLGRYSKPVQTVRILDVLDKKSLNGSAGGVEEVQLIPQTRLQDIISISTWLIGEDAALTAKRRVSASKFKTRSLERNPSHHSQGKLEPSSFFTNKSYCSKLKTQSLGRKPSIENKPSMDSLGKLKANSLFTKMIGLKSFGKFKTLSLDRKPSLDKNSSLDSLGKLESSSSFTKVSTSKPYSRLNIPDIRQPSLESIPFLPRDSTSHTFPSCKPKPPASTSYILPYFRPKPSSAFDLKAHYAMVRSNQLDCSMKGLKDHKSRNLLCPVLQSRRVDSAVKKNKKTGRDSILHIEIETYMACITAFLSLAKSEYTMVSKVFPLNCSNTFETLIQVALNQLIQNGENIVSSVRRACSRHDYTALVAMLPVLGRLLEEDKEFNMLLKCTTSGTLAKFSKLVTSMKTLAARALTDFSAHVKNNPDRESMSKDGTVHEFNSNTILFLQQLLSFADAVRSILYPHDVDSDTVTMEVSSSVQVDVQHDTDADESEEQPSDSQESKGNDDQRALSPYVCKVLEHLQYNLQSKAKVYEDHALGAIFLLNNYNYILKSIKNWLKVTECLTEKNLPTFKPGDKLKEKDCQVIKDKFKSFNEGLEELYKAQKAWAIPDREQRQAICQAQREMVSKAYIAFLLRCDHDFSKHPERYHKYSPAQVEEMIERLFDISA is encoded by the exons ATGACTGCGAAAGATGAAACATATTTGTGGCGAGAGAAGATTGAGGAGAAGCTCAAACGG GATCAAGATCTGCTGACATTCGTTAGCGACAGCCTCAAAAGAAGTGATCAGCTGACTAAAGGCATG GTGTCCATTCTCTCGTCGTTGGAGGGCCGTTTGGAGCACCTGGAGAACTCGGTCATTCCCATGCACAACAGCACACAGAACCTACTGCAGCTGAAGGGGACAACGCAGAAGACATTATTCTACCTGGACGATGCCATCAGCCATTACCAAGCCGTCCGAGACACAGACAAGGTCATCATACAGGG GCCTACAGGAAGACTATCTGACTATCTAGCCTGTGTTCACCGACTCAAGAAAGCAGAGGAGTACTTTCAACAGGAAGACCCGGACGGGCCTGAGCTGAATATGCTG AGAGGTCGTTTAGAGAGTGCCAAGTCACAGTTGGAGTCCGAGTTCCAAGTCCTGTTGGGGCGCTACAGCAAGCCAGTGCAGACAGTCAGAATCCTGGATGTCCTGGACAAAAAGTCACTGAATGGGTCTGCAGGCGGAGTGGAGGAGGTACAACTCATACCCCAAACTAGGCTTCAGGACatcatctccatctccacctgGCTGATAG GTGAGGATGCAGCTCTGACAGCTAAGAGGAGAGTCTCTGCCAGCAAATTCAAAACACGGTCACTGGAAAGAAACCCATCCCACCACTCTCAGGGAAAACTGGAGCCCAGCAGCTTTTTCACCAATAAGTCCTACTGCTCCAAACTCAAAACACAGTCTCTAGGCAGAAAGCCATCAATAGAAAACAAGCCATCAATGGACTCTCTTGGAAAACTGAAAGCAAACAGCCTGTTCACCAAGATGATCGGCCTGAAGTCATTTGGTAAATTCAAAACGCTGTCCCTGGACAGAAAGCCATCACTAGACAAGAATTCATCACTAGACTCCCTCGGAAAACTGGAATCCAGTAGCTCTTTCACCAAGGTATCCACCTCGAAGCCGTACAGCAGACTGAATATTCCCGATATTAGACAACCGTCTTTGGAGTCCATCCCATTTCTGCCTAGAGACTCCACCTCCCATACCTTCCCATCTTGCAAACCCAAGCCCCCAGCTTCCACCTCCTACATCCTGCCATACTTcagacccaagcccagctcagcctTTG ATCTCAAGGCCCACTACGCCATGGTGCGCTCCAATCAGTTGGACTGCTCCATGAAGGGTTTGAAGGACCACAAGAGTAGGAACCTCCTCTGCCCGGTGTTGCAGAGCAGGCGTGTGGATTCTGCCGTCAAGAAGAACAAAAAAACAG GGCGGGACAGCATATTACACATTGAGATTGAGACCTACATGGCCTGCATCACAGCCTTCTTGTCCCTGGCCAAGAGTGAATACACCATGGTGTCCAAAGTCTTCCCTCTGAACTGCTCCAATACCTTTGAAACTCTCATCCAG GTGGCTCTGAACCAGCTGATCCAGAATGGGGAGAACATCGTGTCCTCTGTCAGACGAGCCTGTTCACGTCACGACTACACAGCCCTTGTCGCCATGTTACCTGTCCTGGGCCGTCTCCTGGAGGAGGACAAAGAGTTTAACATGTTACTAAAG TGCACAACAAGCGGCACCTTGGCCAAGTTTTCCAAACTCGTTACATCTATGAAGACCCTGGCAGCCAGAGCACTGACGGACTTTTCTGCTCACGTCAAG AACAACCCTGATAGGGAGAGTATGTCCAAGGATGGAACGGTGCATGAATTCAACAGCAAT ACAATTCTATTCCTGCAGCAGTTGCTGTCCTTTGCAGATGCTGTTCGGTCCATCCTTTATCCTCATGATGTAGACAGTGACACAGTAACTATGGAGGTGTCCAGTAGTGTTCAGGTGGACGTTCAACATGACACTG ATGCAGATGAATCAGAAGAACAGCCATCAGACAGTCAGGAGTCCAAGGGGAATGACGATCAGAGAGCACTGAGTCCTTATGTCT GTAAAGTGCTGGAGCATCTCCAGTACAACCTACAGAGTAAGGCCAAGGTGTACGAGGACCACGCTCTCGGGGCCATCTTCCTCctcaacaactacaactacatCCTCAAGTCAATAAAGAA TTGGTTGAAGGTGACCGAGTGCCTGACTGAAAAGAATCTGCCCACCTTTAAGCCAGGTGACAAG TTGAAAGAAAAAGACTGTCAGGTAATTAAAGACAAGTTCAAG